The proteins below come from a single Candidatus Acetothermia bacterium genomic window:
- the sat gene encoding sulfate adenylyltransferase, with amino-acid sequence MEQGFVVWFTGLPGSGKTTLAQALERELRRRGIGPVERLDGDTVRQDLTWDLGFSKEDRDENIRRVSFVAALLARNGVIALCAFVSPYREARRAARARAPRFVEVYCRCPLATLIARDPKGMYKKALAGEVRGFTGIDDPYEEPEHPEVVCDTDRETPAESAAKVIRHLEEHGLIAPHPLPQLSSLDGRGQGEGVPLARDPLPQRGEGDPREGSDVAGGVVPPHGGRLVCRLLTGREADALRREAEGLPQIPLSPYYLRELRCLATGVYSPLTGFLGERAYRSVVETMRLPDGTVWPLPIVLPVEPKVADALRSGGLAVLAGPDGAAVGILRGIEVFTRDPAWEAHHVFGTDDPHHPGVARVLAEPTTLVGGEAWALDLPAPEFPEVELAPEKARAEIVRRGWRTVAAFQTRNPLHRAHEYLLRCALEVCDGLLLSPLMGETQAGDVPAQVRLTTYRALVDGYFPRERVFICAFPANMRYAGPREAVFHALCRKNFGATHFVVGRDHAGVGSFYGPYEAQQIFDRFAPDELGIIPLKFRPAFWCRRCGGMATEKTCPHPEADHLTLSGTELRAMLREGKTPPAEVTRPEVARILAEAMR; translated from the coding sequence GTGGAACAAGGGTTCGTGGTGTGGTTCACCGGGCTTCCCGGCTCGGGGAAGACGACGCTGGCCCAGGCGTTGGAGAGGGAACTCAGGCGGCGTGGGATCGGTCCGGTAGAGCGGCTCGACGGGGACACGGTGCGCCAGGACCTGACCTGGGATCTCGGGTTCTCCAAGGAGGACCGGGACGAGAACATCCGCCGGGTGAGCTTCGTGGCCGCGCTGCTTGCGAGGAACGGCGTGATCGCGCTGTGCGCGTTCGTGTCCCCGTACCGCGAGGCGCGGCGCGCTGCCCGGGCCCGCGCCCCCAGGTTCGTCGAGGTGTACTGCCGCTGTCCGCTCGCCACGTTGATCGCCCGCGACCCGAAAGGGATGTACAAGAAGGCCCTCGCCGGGGAGGTCCGAGGCTTCACCGGGATCGACGATCCCTACGAGGAGCCGGAGCACCCGGAGGTCGTCTGCGACACCGACCGGGAGACGCCCGCCGAGTCGGCGGCCAAGGTCATCCGGCACCTGGAGGAGCACGGCTTGATCGCCCCTCACCCTCTTCCCCAGCTCTCCTCCCTGGATGGGCGGGGGCAGGGGGAGGGCGTCCCCCTCGCCCGCGACCCTCTCCCGCAACGAGGAGAGGGGGATCCGAGAGAAGGGAGCGACGTAGCTGGGGGAGTGGTGCCGCCCCACGGGGGGAGGCTGGTGTGCCGGCTCCTCACGGGGCGTGAAGCCGACGCCCTGCGCCGGGAGGCGGAAGGTCTTCCCCAAATTCCCCTGTCCCCGTACTACCTGCGGGAGCTACGGTGCCTGGCCACCGGGGTGTACTCCCCGCTCACCGGGTTCCTCGGGGAGCGGGCGTACCGGTCGGTGGTGGAGACGATGCGCCTCCCGGACGGCACGGTGTGGCCGCTCCCGATCGTGCTCCCGGTGGAGCCAAAGGTCGCCGACGCCCTGCGATCCGGAGGTCTAGCTGTCCTGGCCGGCCCGGACGGGGCCGCGGTGGGGATCCTGCGGGGGATCGAGGTGTTCACCCGTGATCCGGCGTGGGAGGCCCACCACGTGTTCGGGACGGATGACCCCCACCACCCCGGGGTGGCCCGGGTCCTCGCCGAACCCACGACCCTCGTCGGCGGCGAGGCCTGGGCGCTGGACCTCCCGGCCCCGGAGTTCCCGGAGGTGGAGCTGGCCCCGGAGAAGGCCCGGGCGGAGATCGTCCGCCGCGGCTGGAGGACGGTGGCCGCGTTCCAGACCCGCAACCCCCTGCACCGGGCCCACGAGTACCTCCTGCGGTGCGCCCTTGAAGTTTGCGATGGTCTCCTCCTCTCCCCCCTGATGGGGGAGACCCAGGCCGGGGACGTCCCGGCCCAGGTTCGCTTGACCACGTACCGGGCCCTGGTGGATGGCTACTTCCCCCGGGAGCGCGTGTTCATCTGCGCGTTCCCGGCCAACATGCGCTACGCGGGCCCACGGGAGGCGGTCTTCCACGCCCTGTGCCGGAAGAACTTCGGGGCCACCCACTTTGTGGTCGGCCGCGACCACGCCGGGGTTGGAAGCTTCTACGGTCCGTACGAGGCCCAACAGATCTTCGATCGGTTCGCCCCCGACGAGCTCGGCATCATCCCCCTCAAGTTTCGCCCTGCCTTCTGGTGCCGGAGGTGCGGTGGGATGGCCACGGAGAAGACGTGTCCCCACCCGGAGGCCGACCACCTGACCCTGTCCGGCACCGAGCTCCGGGCGATGCTGCGGGAGGGGAAGACGCCCCCGGCGGAGGTGACCCGACCCGAGGTGGCTCGGATCCTGGCGGAGGCGATGCGATGA
- a CDS encoding sulfite exporter TauE/SafE family protein — MIPWHLIGLSFVAEYVDSALGMGYGTVLTPILLLLGYPPGQVVPTVLLAELGTGFLAAGWHHGLRNVNLRWGSPDLTVAGVLGAMSVLGAVAAVVTTVSLPAPAVKLYIAAMVTAMGIAILVRRAREWRFSWPRLLAIGAIAAFNKGISGGGYGPLVTAGQILSGVGAKNAVGITSLAEGLTCLVGVMAYLFLQPPESWTMAPPLVLGAILSVPLAALTVKRAPERGVALAVGAAVLGIGVLSLVRAVG; from the coding sequence ATGATCCCGTGGCACTTGATCGGGCTATCGTTCGTCGCCGAGTACGTGGACTCGGCGCTCGGCATGGGCTATGGCACTGTCCTGACGCCCATCCTGCTCCTCCTCGGGTACCCCCCCGGTCAGGTGGTCCCGACCGTCCTCCTCGCCGAGCTGGGGACCGGGTTCCTCGCCGCCGGCTGGCATCACGGGCTCCGGAACGTGAACCTGCGCTGGGGCTCCCCAGACCTCACCGTGGCCGGGGTGCTGGGGGCGATGAGCGTCCTCGGCGCGGTGGCGGCCGTGGTAACCACGGTGAGCCTGCCCGCTCCGGCAGTGAAGCTGTACATCGCGGCGATGGTCACCGCGATGGGTATCGCGATCCTGGTCAGGCGGGCCCGAGAGTGGCGGTTCTCCTGGCCGCGCCTCCTGGCCATCGGAGCCATCGCCGCGTTCAACAAGGGCATCTCCGGCGGGGGGTACGGCCCCCTTGTGACCGCCGGCCAGATCCTGTCCGGGGTGGGTGCCAAGAACGCGGTGGGCATCACCAGCCTTGCCGAGGGGTTGACGTGCCTGGTAGGGGTGATGGCCTACCTGTTCCTGCAGCCGCCGGAGTCGTGGACGATGGCCCCCCCGCTCGTCCTGGGGGCGATCCTGTCCGTGCCGCTGGCCGCCCTCACCGTGAAGCGGGCCCCCGAACGAGGGGTCGCGCTCGCCGTGGGAGCAGCGGTGCTCGGGATCGGGGTCCTCAGCCTGGTCCGGGCCGTGGGCTAA
- the ndk gene encoding nucleoside-diphosphate kinase, with the protein MERTLVLLKPDAVQRRLIGRIISRFEDKGLSIVGLKLLRISPELAERHYAEHRGKPFYGELVAYITSAPVVAMVVAGPRAIDTVRRLMGKTNPLDAEPGTVRGDFGQSITMNLVHGSDSPASAAREIPLFFGDQELVDYRTADAPWLGG; encoded by the coding sequence ATGGAACGGACGCTTGTGCTGCTCAAGCCGGATGCCGTGCAGCGGCGCCTCATCGGGCGGATCATCAGCCGGTTCGAGGACAAGGGGCTAAGCATCGTGGGGTTGAAGCTCCTTCGGATCTCCCCCGAGCTCGCGGAACGGCACTACGCCGAGCACCGTGGAAAGCCGTTCTACGGGGAGCTCGTGGCCTACATCACCTCGGCCCCGGTGGTGGCGATGGTGGTGGCAGGGCCGCGGGCCATTGACACCGTGCGCCGGCTGATGGGGAAGACCAATCCACTCGACGCCGAACCGGGCACGGTTCGCGGGGACTTCGGGCAGTCCATCACCATGAACCTCGTCCACGGCTCGGATTCCCCAGCCTCAGCAGCACGGGAGATCCCCTTGTTCTTCGGGGATCAGGAGTTGGTGGACTACCGGACGGCGGACGCGCCGTGGCTGGGAGGCTGA
- a CDS encoding alkaline phosphatase family protein: MRLALIGLDCVDPELLSQLLPDLPTLAGIVRGGSFLRLRSVDPPITVPAWMCMMTGKDPGELGVYGFRNRADHSYTGLALATSTRFTAPAAWDILGRYGLSSVLLGIPGTYPPKPVRGWLVSGFPAPEAATDYTYPTSLADDVRRWIGGYAFDVREFRTEDKAALLDRVRTATANRFALARRMVAELRWDFFAMVEMGPDRVHHAFWADHDPTHPKHGPRSPFRDALRDYYRFLDHELGELLAELPARTQVLVASDHGAQPMRGGIAVNEWLLQEGYLALHEYPGAPTRMEALIREGRVDWSRTIAWGEGGYYGRVFLNVAGREPEGVVPPGRYEEVRAELAERLTALPDEHGRPLGTRVLYPERTYRAVRGIPPDLLVYFGDLAWRSIGTVGWNRIHLHANDTGPDDANHAPCGILIADPPMGLGHEASILEVKDLILRHFGVEEQG; the protein is encoded by the coding sequence ATGAGGCTGGCCCTGATCGGCCTCGATTGCGTGGATCCGGAACTCCTTTCCCAGCTTCTTCCGGACCTGCCGACCCTGGCCGGGATCGTCCGGGGCGGGAGCTTCCTCCGCCTCCGGTCGGTGGACCCGCCGATCACCGTGCCAGCGTGGATGTGCATGATGACCGGCAAGGACCCGGGCGAACTTGGGGTGTACGGGTTCCGCAACCGAGCCGATCACTCCTACACCGGCCTTGCCCTCGCCACCTCGACCCGGTTCACCGCTCCCGCGGCATGGGACATCCTGGGCCGGTACGGCCTCTCCTCGGTGCTCCTGGGAATCCCTGGCACCTACCCCCCGAAGCCGGTGCGGGGGTGGCTCGTCTCGGGGTTCCCCGCCCCCGAGGCGGCCACCGACTACACCTACCCCACCTCGCTTGCGGACGATGTCCGGCGCTGGATCGGGGGGTACGCGTTCGACGTGCGCGAGTTCCGCACCGAGGACAAGGCCGCTCTACTCGATCGGGTGCGGACAGCCACCGCGAACCGATTCGCCCTGGCCCGCCGGATGGTCGCCGAGCTCCGGTGGGACTTCTTCGCCATGGTGGAGATGGGCCCGGATCGGGTGCACCACGCGTTCTGGGCGGACCACGATCCCACACACCCGAAGCACGGCCCCCGGAGCCCGTTCCGGGACGCGCTGCGCGACTACTATCGGTTCCTGGACCACGAGCTCGGGGAGCTGCTCGCCGAGCTGCCGGCCCGAACCCAGGTGCTCGTCGCCTCCGACCACGGGGCGCAGCCGATGCGCGGGGGGATCGCGGTCAACGAGTGGCTCCTCCAGGAAGGGTACCTCGCGCTCCACGAATACCCGGGAGCGCCGACCCGCATGGAGGCCCTGATCCGAGAGGGCCGCGTGGACTGGTCGCGGACGATTGCCTGGGGCGAGGGCGGCTACTACGGGCGGGTGTTCCTGAACGTGGCCGGACGCGAGCCGGAGGGCGTGGTCCCTCCCGGGCGCTACGAGGAGGTGCGGGCCGAGCTGGCCGAACGCCTGACGGCGCTCCCCGACGAGCACGGACGCCCCCTGGGCACCCGCGTCCTTTACCCGGAGCGGACCTACCGGGCGGTGCGGGGCATCCCGCCGGATCTCCTCGTGTACTTCGGGGACCTCGCCTGGCGGTCCATCGGCACCGTGGGCTGGAACCGGATCCACCTCCACGCCAACGACACCGGTCCCGACGACGCCAACCACGCCCCGTGCGGGATCCTCATCGCCGACCCCCCCATGGGCTTGGGCCACGAAGCGAGCATCCTCGAGGTGAAGGACCTCATCCTGCGCCACTTCGGGGTCGAGGAGCAGGGATGA
- a CDS encoding valine--tRNA ligase — MELPARYDPREVEPRILRMWEDGGYWACDPGSGKPPFSIVIPPPNITGRLHLGHTLVNTLQDLVIRYKRMDGYEACWFPGTDHAGIATQNAVEKELAKEGKTRQDLGREAFLARVWRWKERYGNEIVDQLKTLGCSCDWSRQRFTLDEGLSRAVRTAFVRLYREGLIYRGDYMINWCPRCSTALSDIEVEHEEQDGNLYFIRYPLEGGGSVTIATTRPETMLGDTGVAVNPGDERYRHLIGRAAVLPILGRRLPIVGAEEVDPTFGTGVLKVTPAHDPVDREIGHRHGLPAVDILNADGTINDRGGPFAGLDRYRAREAILARLKVDGFLEKVVPYRHAVGHCQRCQTPVEPRISTQWFVRTKPLAEPAIDVVRAGRIEFIPERWTKVYFDWLENIRDWCISRQLWWGHRIPAWYGPDGEIFVGLDVGEARALARDHYGRDVPLRQDEDVLDTWFSSSLWPFSVMGWPDETADLRRFYPTSLLVTAFDILFFWVARMVMMGLHFMHEVPFRQVMITPLIVDEHGQKMSRSRGNMIDALEVKESHGMDALRFTMAQSSSKGRELRLSMRQLDEARNFENKVWNMARFVLATTADVPAGVDLAGRPLAWEDRWILSRLARLVAKVREELDRYNFHLAAESLYHFTWHELCDWYLELAKLRLHDGQGEARTTCQLVLREVLDTVVRLLHPFMPYLTEEIWRHMGGAGTVARAVFPRPCPERIDPEAEARLSLVMDLIREIRAVRAELGVPAAAEVEVVLVAGDKARELAASFAPAIRRLSRAASVRCAAGYLSSAGTAWGVAGDIAFFLALGDMVDWDAVAARLSRDLAQVDDALAKVEARLGNPAFRDKAPPEVVAKAEAEAEGLRTRRARLARLLGEGSR, encoded by the coding sequence GTGGAACTCCCGGCGCGTTACGACCCCCGTGAAGTCGAGCCCCGCATCCTCCGGATGTGGGAGGACGGCGGCTACTGGGCCTGCGACCCTGGGAGCGGGAAGCCTCCGTTCTCCATCGTCATCCCCCCGCCCAACATCACCGGCCGCCTGCACTTGGGCCACACCCTCGTCAACACCCTCCAGGACCTAGTGATCCGGTACAAGCGCATGGACGGCTACGAGGCGTGCTGGTTCCCGGGCACCGACCACGCCGGGATCGCCACCCAGAACGCGGTGGAAAAGGAGCTTGCCAAGGAAGGCAAGACCCGACAGGATCTGGGGCGGGAGGCGTTCCTCGCCCGGGTATGGCGGTGGAAGGAGCGGTACGGGAACGAGATCGTCGACCAGCTCAAGACCTTGGGCTGCTCGTGCGATTGGTCCCGCCAGCGGTTCACCCTGGACGAGGGCCTGTCGCGGGCGGTGCGGACCGCGTTCGTCCGCCTATACCGCGAGGGCCTGATCTACCGGGGCGACTACATGATCAACTGGTGCCCCCGCTGCTCAACCGCGCTTTCCGACATCGAGGTCGAGCACGAGGAGCAAGACGGGAACCTATACTTCATCCGATACCCGCTCGAAGGTGGGGGGTCCGTGACGATCGCCACCACCCGACCGGAGACGATGCTCGGGGACACCGGGGTCGCAGTGAACCCCGGCGACGAACGGTATCGGCACCTCATCGGCCGCGCCGCCGTCCTCCCCATCCTTGGGCGGCGGCTCCCCATCGTCGGGGCGGAGGAGGTGGACCCCACGTTCGGGACCGGTGTCCTCAAGGTCACCCCGGCCCACGACCCGGTGGACCGGGAGATCGGGCATCGCCATGGCCTCCCGGCAGTGGACATCCTCAACGCGGACGGGACGATCAACGACCGCGGCGGCCCGTTCGCCGGCCTGGATCGGTACCGGGCCCGGGAGGCGATCCTCGCGCGCCTGAAGGTGGACGGGTTCCTGGAAAAGGTCGTCCCGTATCGGCATGCCGTCGGACACTGCCAGCGCTGCCAGACCCCGGTGGAGCCGCGGATCTCCACCCAGTGGTTCGTGCGCACGAAGCCCCTGGCCGAGCCGGCCATCGACGTGGTGCGGGCCGGGAGGATCGAGTTCATCCCCGAGCGGTGGACGAAGGTCTACTTCGACTGGCTTGAGAACATCCGCGACTGGTGCATCTCCCGCCAGCTATGGTGGGGGCATCGGATCCCGGCTTGGTACGGCCCGGACGGGGAGATCTTCGTGGGCCTGGATGTGGGGGAGGCCCGCGCCCTCGCCCGGGACCACTACGGACGTGACGTGCCCCTGCGCCAGGATGAGGATGTGCTCGATACCTGGTTCTCCTCGTCGCTGTGGCCATTCTCGGTGATGGGCTGGCCGGACGAGACCGCGGACCTGCGGCGGTTCTACCCGACCTCGCTCCTCGTCACCGCGTTCGACATCCTGTTCTTCTGGGTGGCGCGAATGGTCATGATGGGCCTTCACTTCATGCACGAGGTACCGTTTCGCCAGGTCATGATCACCCCACTCATCGTGGACGAGCACGGCCAGAAGATGAGTCGGTCCCGGGGCAACATGATCGACGCCCTCGAGGTGAAGGAAAGCCACGGCATGGACGCCCTGCGGTTCACCATGGCCCAGAGCTCGTCCAAGGGGCGGGAGCTGCGCCTGTCGATGCGTCAGCTCGACGAGGCCCGGAACTTCGAGAACAAGGTGTGGAACATGGCTCGGTTCGTGCTCGCCACCACCGCCGACGTCCCAGCCGGGGTGGACCTCGCCGGCCGGCCGCTGGCCTGGGAGGACCGATGGATCCTGTCCCGCCTCGCCCGGCTCGTAGCCAAGGTGCGGGAGGAGCTGGACCGCTACAACTTCCACCTCGCCGCCGAGTCCCTGTACCACTTCACGTGGCACGAGCTGTGCGACTGGTACCTGGAGCTCGCGAAGCTGCGCCTCCATGATGGGCAAGGGGAGGCCCGTACCACATGCCAGCTCGTGCTGCGGGAGGTGCTGGACACGGTGGTCCGTCTCCTTCACCCGTTCATGCCCTACCTCACCGAGGAGATCTGGCGGCACATGGGCGGGGCGGGGACGGTGGCCCGGGCGGTTTTCCCCCGGCCTTGCCCCGAACGCATCGACCCCGAGGCCGAGGCGCGCCTGTCCCTGGTGATGGACCTGATCCGGGAAATCCGTGCGGTGCGCGCCGAGCTCGGGGTCCCGGCCGCGGCCGAGGTGGAGGTGGTCCTCGTTGCCGGGGACAAGGCGCGGGAGCTTGCGGCCTCGTTTGCCCCGGCGATTCGGCGCCTGAGCCGGGCCGCGTCCGTCCGCTGCGCGGCGGGGTACCTCTCGAGCGCGGGCACGGCCTGGGGGGTGGCCGGGGACATCGCGTTCTTCCTGGCGCTTGGGGACATGGTGGACTGGGATGCGGTGGCCGCCCGGCTCTCGCGGGACCTCGCGCAGGTGGACGACGCCCTGGCCAAGGTGGAAGCCCGCCTGGGGAACCCGGCGTTTCGGGACAAGGCCCCGCCGGAGGTGGTGGCCAAGGCCGAGGCCGAGGCCGAGGGGCTCAGGACCCGCCGGGCCCGGTTGGCACGCCTGCTCGGGGAGGGAAGCCGGTGA
- the metK gene encoding methionine adenosyltransferase translates to MATKLITAESVTEGHPDKLADRISDAVLDAVLAQDPQGRVACETFTMQGLVIIGGEVATTAHIEPGEIARRVIRDVGYTRPEYGLSHDACAVAVLIRQQSPDIAQAVLKAREARAGSTDPYDQVGAGDQGIVFGYATTETPERMPLPITLAHKLAQRVSEVRRDGTLPYLRPDGKTQVTVEYEDGRPIRAHTVLLAVQHAEETPLEELRLDLKRLVVEPVLDGWLDEDTEILVNTSGRFVIGGPASDTGMTGRKIIADTYGGYGSHGGGAFSGKDPTKVDRSGSYMARYVAINVVAAGLAQECEVQVAYAIGQARPIAVNVETHGTGRLSLDALRRVVLEVFDFRPAAIIERLDLRRPIYEPFACYGHFGRLDLAPTWEAPDRVEELLEAAGARAR, encoded by the coding sequence TTGGCCACGAAGTTGATCACCGCGGAATCCGTGACCGAGGGGCACCCGGACAAGCTCGCCGACCGCATCTCCGACGCGGTCCTGGACGCGGTGCTCGCCCAGGACCCGCAGGGCCGGGTGGCATGCGAGACGTTCACCATGCAAGGGCTGGTCATCATCGGCGGCGAGGTCGCCACCACCGCCCACATCGAGCCGGGGGAGATCGCGCGCCGGGTGATCCGGGACGTCGGGTACACGCGGCCGGAGTACGGGCTTTCCCACGATGCGTGCGCGGTAGCGGTGCTCATCCGCCAGCAGTCGCCGGACATCGCCCAGGCCGTGCTCAAGGCGCGGGAGGCCCGGGCCGGGTCCACGGACCCGTACGACCAGGTGGGAGCGGGGGACCAGGGGATCGTGTTCGGCTACGCTACCACCGAGACGCCGGAGCGGATGCCGCTTCCCATCACCCTGGCCCACAAGCTGGCCCAGCGGGTGAGCGAGGTGCGCCGGGATGGGACCCTTCCCTACCTACGCCCGGACGGGAAGACCCAGGTCACGGTGGAGTACGAGGACGGGCGGCCAATCCGGGCCCATACCGTGCTCCTCGCCGTACAGCACGCGGAGGAGACCCCCCTTGAGGAGTTGCGGCTGGATCTAAAGCGGCTGGTGGTGGAACCGGTGCTCGACGGATGGCTAGACGAGGACACGGAGATCCTCGTCAACACATCGGGGCGGTTCGTGATCGGGGGCCCGGCCTCGGACACCGGGATGACCGGGCGCAAGATCATCGCCGACACCTACGGCGGCTACGGCTCCCACGGCGGGGGGGCGTTCTCCGGCAAGGACCCGACCAAGGTCGATCGGTCCGGGTCGTACATGGCCCGCTACGTGGCCATCAATGTCGTGGCGGCGGGGCTCGCCCAGGAGTGTGAGGTCCAGGTGGCGTATGCCATCGGCCAGGCCCGTCCCATCGCGGTGAACGTGGAGACGCACGGCACCGGGAGGCTCTCCCTGGACGCGCTGCGCCGGGTGGTCCTCGAGGTGTTCGACTTCCGCCCGGCGGCGATCATCGAGCGGCTGGACCTGCGGAGGCCGATCTACGAGCCGTTCGCGTGCTACGGGCACTTCGGCCGGCTCGATCTTGCCCCGACCTGGGAGGCCCCCGACCGGGTGGAGGAGCTCCTCGAGGCGGCAGGGGCCCGCGCCCGTTAG
- a CDS encoding ribbon-helix-helix domain-containing protein produces the protein MTLKIPRPLYERLRRVVEDTGYRSVNEFVVHVLRDLVAETEGDPPTLTPREVEIVRRRLHRLGYL, from the coding sequence GTGACGCTGAAGATACCGCGACCGCTTTACGAGCGGCTGCGGCGGGTGGTGGAGGATACGGGCTACCGTTCGGTGAACGAGTTCGTGGTGCACGTGCTGCGCGACCTGGTGGCCGAGACCGAGGGCGACCCGCCCACCCTGACCCCGCGCGAGGTGGAGATCGTCCGGCGTCGGCTGCACAGGCTTGGCTACCTCTAG